One stretch of Miscanthus floridulus cultivar M001 chromosome 18, ASM1932011v1, whole genome shotgun sequence DNA includes these proteins:
- the LOC136523747 gene encoding uncharacterized mitochondrial protein AtMg00810-like: MLGELGFTRCATEHVLYTQQRGKEELIVGVYVDDLIITGAYAEDIDSFKHEMMARFRMNDLGTLSYYLDIELKLTKASTAARVDATLYRSIIGGLRYLVHTRPDIAFTVGYISRFMEDPREDHWVAVKQLLHYVKGTVDQGIVFPKTSGSGL; encoded by the exons AtgttgggcgagcttgggttcacgcggtgcgcaaccgagcatgtGCTCTACACGCAacaacgggggaaggaggagctcatcgtcggcgtgtatgtggacgacttgatcatcactgGTGCGTatgcggaggacatcgatagcttcaagcacgagatgatggctcgttttcgaatgaacGATCTCGgtacgctctcctactacctcgacatcgag ttgaagctgacgaaggccagtactgCAGCgagggtagatgcaacactctaccgaagcatcatcggtggtctacgctacctagtccacacgaggccagacattgcgttcACTGTGGGCTACAttagccgcttcatggaggatccccgagaggatcactgggtcGCAGTGAAGCAACTGCTgcactacgtcaaggggacggtggatcaggggatcgtctttCCCAAGACCAGCGGAAGTGggctgtag
- the LOC136523748 gene encoding uncharacterized protein encodes MDCVVVSWLFNTISSDLLDVIHERDGITAQATWLGIEQQFLNNRESHAMLLDAEFRTLSQGILSIDDYCRKMKSMADALANLGEPISDRTLVLNVLCGLNERFQFMSQLITRQRPFPSFADVRADLHLAELNMAPPSALLASLSSKPFASSSPSGPSFPRPP; translated from the coding sequence ATGGATTGTGTGGTCGTCTCCTGGCTCTTCAACACCATCTCCTCCGACCTCCTAGATGTCATCCACGAGCGTGACGGCATCACTGCTCAGGCGACCTGGCTTGGGATTGAGCAGCAGTTCCTAAACAATCGCGAGTCCCACGCCATGCTCCTCGACGCCGAATTTCGCACCCTTTCCCAAGGCATCCTCTCCATCGATGATTACTGCCGCAAGATGAAGAGTATGGCCGATGCTCTTGCTAACCTTGGTGAGCCCATCAGTGACCGCACTCTTGTGCTGAATGTTTTATGTGGCCTCAACGAGCGCTTCCAATTCATGTCGCAGCTCATCACTCGACAACGGCCGTTCCCTTCGTTTGCTGATGTCCGTGCCGACCTCCACCTGGCCGAGCTCAACATGGCGCCTCCCTCAGCTCTCCTTGCCTCTTTGTCCAGCAAGCCTTTTGCCTCCTCATCACCATCTGGGCCGTCATTCCCACGCCCTCCATAG